Proteins encoded together in one Oncorhynchus mykiss isolate Arlee chromosome 7, USDA_OmykA_1.1, whole genome shotgun sequence window:
- the LOC110528464 gene encoding WD repeat-containing protein 1 produces the protein MTYDLKHVFASLPQMERGVAKVLGGDPKGNNFLYTNGKSVIIRNIDNPAIADIYTEHPHQVTVAKYAPSGFYIASGDVSGKIRIWDTTQKEHLLKYEYQPFGGKIKDIAWTEDSKRIACVGEGREKFGAVFLWDTGSSVGEIPGHSKIINSVDIKQTRPYRLITGSDDNCGAFFEGPPFKFKFSSTDHSRFVNCVRFSPDGNRFCTAGADGQIFLYDGKTGEKLGALGGAKAHEGGVYAVSWSPDSSQLISASGDKTVKLWDVGTSMALTTFNMGADVMDQQLGCLWQKDHLLSISLSGYINYLDKSNPDRPLRTIKGHSKSIQSLTVHKNTGRAYIYSGSHDGHINYWDAETGENNCFSGKGHSNLVTKMVVDEADQLVTCSMDDTVRFTSVTKKEYSASNLVKMDVQPKHVSVATGGLTLAVCIGQVVLLKDQKKVFMLDSLDYEPEAGAIHPGGSTAAVGGADGKVHLYSVQGNTLKDEGKSMEAKGPVTDMAYSKDGAYLAVTDEKKVVTVFTVADDYSVKNDFYGHHAKVVTLAWSPDNEHFASGGMDMMVYVWTVNDADKRLKIPDAHRLHHVSGLAWIDEHTLVTTSHDASIKQWTLKF, from the exons ATGACCTATGATTTGA AGCATGTATTTGCCAGCCTCCCGCAGATGGAGCGAGGAGTTGCCAAAGTCCTTGGTGGAGATCCCAAAGGCAACAACTTCCTCTACACCAATGGGAAGAGTGTCATCATCAGGAACATAGAT AACCCTGCCATAGCTGACATCTACACCGAGCACCCTCATCAAGTTACTGTTGCCAAGTATGCTCCCAGTGGCTTCTACATTGCGTCTGGAG ATGTGTCTGGTAAGATCCGTATCTGGGACACTACCCAGAAGGAGCACCTTCTGAAGTATGAGTACCAGCCTTTTGGGGGCAAAATCAAGGACATCGCCTGGACTGAGGACAGTAAAAGGATTGCTTGTGTGGGAGAGGGACGTGAGAA GTTTGGGGCTGTGTTCCTGTGGGACactggctcctcagtgggtgaGATCCCGGGCCACTCCAAAATCATCAACAGCGTGGACATCAAGCAGACTCGCCCCTACCGCCTCATCACCGGCAGTGATGACAACTGTGGGGCCTTCTTTGAGGGACCCCCTTTCAAGTTCAAGTTCTCAAGCACA GACCACAGCCGGTTTGTCAACTGCGTGCGTTTCTCTCCAGACGGGAACCGCTTCTGTACGGCTGGCGCTGACGGTCAG ATCTTCCTATACGACGGAAAGACTGGTGAGAAGCTTGGGGCTCTGGGCGGAGCGAAGGCCCACGAAGGAGGAGTCTATGCC GTGAGCTGGAGCCCTGACAGCTCCCAGCTCATCTCTGCCTCGGGTGACAAGACTGTGAAGCTGTGGGATGTGGGCACCAGCATGGCCCTCACCACCTTCAACATGGGCGCTGACGTCATGGACCAGCAGCTGGGCTGCCTGTGGCAGAAGGACCACCTGCTCAGCATATCCCTGTCGGGCTACATCAACTACCTGGATAAGAGCAACCCCGACCGGCCGCTCCGCACCATCAAG GGTCACAGCAAATCCATTCAGTCCTTGACAGTTCACAAAAACACGGGGAGGGCTTACATCTACTCTGGCAGCCATGACGGGCACATCA ATTACTGGGATGCCGAGACTGGGGAGAACAACTGCTTCTCAGGGAAGGGCCACAGCAACCTTGTCACCAAGATGGTGGTGGACGAGGCCGACCAGCTGGTGACTTGCAGCATGGATGACACGGTCCGCTTCACCAGCGTGACAAAGAAAGAATACAG TGCTTCCAACCTGGTAAAGATGGATGTCCAGCCTAAACATGTTTCCGTAGCAACAGGGGGGCTCACATTGGCCGTGTGCATTGGACAG GTGGTGTTGCTGAAGGACCAGAAGAAGGTGTTCATGCTGGACAGTCTGGACTACGAGCCTGAAGCAGGAGCCATCCACCCAGGAGGCAGCACTGCGGCAGTGGGCGGCGCA GATGGCAAGGTCCACTTGTATTCTGTCCAAGGCAACACTCTGAAGGATGAGGGGAAGAGCATGGAGGCCAAAGGGCCAGTCACAGACATGGCCTACTCCAAAGACGGAGCCTACCTGGCTGTCACTGATGAGAAGAAGGTCGTCACAGTTTTCACCGTGGCGGATGATTACTCG GTCAAAAATGATTTTTATGGACACCACGCTAAAGTAGTTACCTTGGCCTGGTCCCCCGACAATGAGCACTTTGCCAGCGGTGGAATGGACATGATGGTCTACGTTTGGACAGTGAATGATGCAGACAAGAGGCTGAAGATCCCAG ATGCCCACAGGTTGCACCATGTCAGTGGCCTGGCCTGGATAGATGAACACACGCTAGTGACCACCTCTCATGACGCCAGCATCAAGCAGTGGACTCTTAAATTCTGA